Proteins from a genomic interval of Blastopirellula retiformator:
- a CDS encoding permease codes for MIQLLFWGAILRFCQAGVAAIPTIMIGILVAAIFRVWLGPAGTRRLFGGSGMKSLFAAWLIGMLLPVCSLGVIPVAMELRRAKLSGGTILAFALTAPLFNPISVLYGLTLSDPLVIITFSFCSLVIVTGCGWLWDRFFPTAETEDLEASEQIPEGWRRLLATATFGLRQVTGPAMGYVIVGLLGVALLSAILPYGSLQQSAEHDDPTAILFMTAIAIPAYATPMVAMVQLASMFAHGNSVGAAFSLLALGAGANVGLIAWMTQSYGWSRTAAWFGLLIGIVVGLAYSVDGPLYPQGVEPAGHTHAFDGYCRPFSAGTANPITATWTELTKKIAPHEKVAVMLFGVALLFAIGLRLADPQQRLESWLRAAPPAAPQKFDRTIPGPVLGAISLVGLVITSIAGCYLYYPPPHEIFEEMRAINAEVIYGARTAHWEVAQHWIPIYDDWSRKLEVSQFLRSGEVEPYHQYKGQVFREYLERLEHAVEDEDQELAKELSSKVGASYTRLRKSYLEPVPLSPAINAVNDP; via the coding sequence ATGATCCAACTTCTCTTCTGGGGCGCGATCCTGCGGTTTTGCCAGGCGGGCGTGGCCGCGATTCCGACGATCATGATCGGGATTCTGGTGGCGGCGATCTTTCGCGTTTGGCTTGGCCCGGCCGGCACGCGGCGGTTGTTTGGCGGATCGGGCATGAAGTCGCTCTTCGCGGCATGGCTGATCGGAATGTTGCTGCCGGTATGCTCGTTGGGAGTGATTCCGGTGGCGATGGAGCTCCGCCGTGCGAAGCTCTCTGGCGGAACGATCCTGGCGTTCGCGCTGACGGCGCCGCTGTTCAATCCGATCTCGGTGCTGTACGGACTGACGCTTTCTGACCCGCTGGTGATCATCACGTTCTCGTTTTGCTCGCTGGTGATCGTGACAGGATGCGGTTGGCTGTGGGATCGATTCTTTCCGACCGCCGAGACCGAAGACCTGGAAGCGAGTGAGCAAATCCCAGAAGGGTGGCGACGCCTGCTGGCGACGGCCACGTTTGGATTGCGGCAAGTCACGGGGCCGGCGATGGGATACGTGATCGTCGGCCTATTGGGCGTCGCCTTGCTGAGCGCGATCTTGCCGTATGGCAGTTTGCAGCAATCGGCCGAGCATGACGATCCGACGGCGATTTTGTTCATGACTGCGATCGCGATCCCGGCTTATGCGACGCCGATGGTCGCGATGGTGCAGTTGGCGTCGATGTTCGCCCATGGGAATTCGGTCGGCGCGGCGTTCTCGTTGTTGGCCCTGGGCGCTGGCGCGAATGTTGGCTTGATCGCGTGGATGACGCAGTCGTACGGATGGAGCAGAACGGCGGCGTGGTTCGGCTTGCTAATTGGCATCGTCGTTGGCCTGGCGTACAGCGTCGACGGGCCGCTCTATCCGCAAGGGGTCGAGCCGGCCGGGCATACGCATGCGTTCGACGGCTACTGCAGGCCGTTCTCTGCCGGCACAGCGAATCCGATCACGGCGACATGGACCGAACTGACCAAGAAGATCGCCCCGCACGAGAAGGTAGCGGTGATGCTGTTTGGGGTCGCGCTGTTGTTCGCGATTGGTTTACGGCTGGCCGATCCGCAGCAGCGGCTGGAGTCTTGGTTGCGAGCGGCGCCGCCGGCTGCGCCCCAGAAGTTTGATCGCACCATTCCGGGGCCGGTTTTGGGGGCGATTTCACTGGTCGGGCTGGTGATTACCAGTATCGCCGGCTGCTATCTCTACTATCCGCCGCCGCACGAGATCTTTGAAGAAATGCGGGCCATCAACGCCGAAGTAATCTACGGCGCCCGAACGGCCCATTGGGAAGTCGCCCAGCACTGGATTCCGATCTACGACGACTGGAGCCGCAAGCTGGAGGTGAGTCAGTTCCTGCGCAGCGGCGAGGTCGAACCGTATCATCAGTACAAAGGTCAAGTCTTCCGCGAATACCTGGAACGCCTGGAGCATGCGGTCGAAGACGAAGATCAGGAGTTGGCGAAAGAGCTATCAAGCAAGGTCGGGGCATCGTATACGCGGTTGCGGAAGTCGTACCTGGAACCTGTGCCCTTGTCGCCTGCGATCAACGCCGTCAACGATCCCTAA
- a CDS encoding AAA family ATPase translates to MHVLASQHQHDSDTPSTCKFQPFIDGLRDALNSTLKGKSDVVELVIACLLARGHLLLEDLPGLGKTTLAKALAGAVGGRFARVQCTPDLLPTDVTGFSMFNQQTREFEFVEGPVFSDVLLADEINRTTPRTQSALFEAMAERQVTIDKSTHRLTESFFVIATQNPVDSHGAYPLPEAQLDRFAMKLTVGYPDPGSELEMLAENIGRGNRAKKNIEPILTPHSLQELQDHVASVHVEENVCRYLVDLASATRNHRDITLGLSPRGLLTLQRVAQARAHLHGRDFVTPDDVQEIALPVLQVRLAGDYESPRATIEAILSDVSVPVSK, encoded by the coding sequence ATGCATGTTCTCGCTTCGCAACATCAACATGACTCCGATACTCCCTCGACGTGCAAGTTTCAGCCGTTTATCGACGGCTTGAGAGACGCCTTGAACTCGACGCTGAAAGGGAAAAGCGACGTCGTCGAACTGGTGATCGCCTGTCTGCTGGCGCGGGGGCATCTGCTGCTAGAAGACTTGCCGGGGCTCGGCAAGACGACCCTCGCCAAAGCGCTGGCGGGCGCTGTCGGGGGACGGTTTGCCCGGGTGCAGTGTACGCCCGACTTGCTGCCGACCGACGTAACCGGGTTTTCGATGTTCAATCAACAGACGCGCGAGTTTGAGTTTGTCGAAGGGCCCGTTTTTTCCGACGTGCTGTTGGCGGACGAGATCAATCGGACGACGCCGCGCACCCAAAGTGCGCTCTTCGAGGCGATGGCCGAACGGCAGGTGACGATCGACAAGTCGACGCATCGCCTGACCGAGTCGTTTTTTGTGATCGCTACGCAAAACCCGGTCGACAGTCATGGCGCCTATCCGCTGCCGGAAGCTCAGCTCGATCGTTTCGCCATGAAGCTGACGGTTGGCTATCCCGACCCGGGCAGCGAGCTAGAAATGCTGGCCGAGAACATTGGCCGCGGTAACCGCGCCAAAAAGAACATCGAGCCGATTCTGACTCCTCATTCGCTGCAAGAACTGCAGGATCACGTCGCATCAGTGCATGTGGAAGAGAACGTTTGCCGCTACCTGGTCGATCTAGCGTCCGCAACGCGAAATCACCGCGACATCACGCTGGGGCTAAGCCCGCGTGGTCTATTGACGCTGCAGCGAGTCGCCCAAGCTCGGGCTCACTTGCACGGGCGTGATTTCGTGACCCCGGATGACGTGCAAGAGATTGCGCTGCCGGTGCTGCAGGTGCGGTTGGCCGGAGACTACGAATCGCCGCGAGCGACGATCGAAGCGATCCTTAGCGACGTCAGCGTCCCGGTTTCAAAATAG
- a CDS encoding transglutaminase domain-containing protein: protein MGNPFLIRLNAILVTLATVALQLSLHRGALGTWWDWLEVAVVLIVSLLAGRVIIANADPQQTQPTAGAVILLVGALLLHLVIEAALAGFAPALGKTMELQTSLALRNLMIAAAVLAYFPACLRLSLGLSFVLTCFAFIFEIHASITAVCAVYAMIGLWWLIGDYWDRIQGSLPSSAERTVPKTAGLAATGLALLFALTLFCLVDRDQAAIALSGFMPSSGGNQYDSEAAHSGVGDGNDLVAGTEDAMSFGPTESEVFLESQMPSLYDVFNDTYDVPVKSNKKKERQRAVALAPDRLQHRHQKVARSEQSGKEFSLVRKRANQQRRQMEDRTTHALLYVKGRVPQHLRTNIYDRIEGNQLIEAADGTDSLLLLSDIDGKPWIDLPCLVNDSDVAYVEESMLKFINLNSPRIPSPSHFSQLHIPDVDRPDFFRWTDDGVLRLDAARVPSSTVMRQRFFLVADETLRSDRYSRKFAGSRQAPPEDSSTRIRELAEIWTAENTPGWEAITSVVDKLRSDFELQRVADVEFEEDAIEQFLLKTKRGPDYLFAASAALLLRELGYSVRIVSGFYASPDRFVAASGQTPIYTQDAHFWLEVSDGVNWHTVDPSPGYETLAPPRDFKTLVAEAIWSGLLWCWSQKWTLTLSAMLLVAGWLLRGLLFDGAARVADFWTALCDERRRVLHTLYVIQVREKWLGPQRPKGATLQSWLSQKTIVAGEETLRRQAIALCSWALYGGGSTCPVAKSEVDSLRRFASKLSRRSHTLP from the coding sequence ATGGGTAACCCGTTTTTGATTCGACTGAACGCTATCTTGGTGACGCTGGCGACGGTCGCGCTGCAGCTTTCCTTGCACCGCGGCGCGCTTGGGACGTGGTGGGATTGGCTGGAGGTCGCCGTCGTGCTGATCGTCTCGCTGCTTGCCGGTCGCGTGATCATTGCGAACGCCGATCCCCAGCAAACGCAACCGACCGCCGGCGCCGTGATCTTGTTGGTGGGGGCGCTGCTGTTGCATTTGGTGATCGAAGCGGCGCTGGCGGGTTTCGCCCCGGCGCTCGGGAAAACGATGGAGCTGCAAACCTCTTTGGCTTTACGCAACCTGATGATCGCCGCGGCCGTGTTGGCCTATTTTCCCGCCTGTTTGCGATTGTCGCTCGGGCTCAGTTTCGTATTGACCTGTTTTGCGTTCATCTTCGAGATTCATGCTTCGATCACGGCCGTTTGCGCCGTCTACGCGATGATCGGCCTGTGGTGGCTCATTGGAGACTACTGGGATCGGATTCAAGGGAGTCTGCCCAGTTCGGCCGAAAGGACGGTCCCGAAGACCGCCGGGCTGGCGGCGACCGGTTTGGCGCTTCTTTTCGCGCTAACGCTCTTCTGCCTGGTCGATCGCGATCAGGCGGCGATCGCCCTCTCGGGATTCATGCCGAGTTCCGGCGGCAACCAATACGACAGCGAGGCGGCTCACTCTGGCGTCGGCGATGGGAACGACCTGGTCGCAGGGACGGAAGATGCGATGAGCTTTGGCCCGACCGAAAGCGAGGTCTTTCTCGAGTCGCAGATGCCGAGCCTGTACGACGTCTTCAACGACACCTACGACGTGCCGGTCAAATCGAACAAAAAGAAGGAGCGACAGCGGGCCGTGGCGCTGGCGCCTGATCGCCTGCAGCACCGACATCAAAAGGTTGCGCGCAGCGAGCAGTCGGGCAAGGAGTTTAGCCTGGTCCGCAAACGGGCGAATCAGCAGCGGCGGCAAATGGAAGATCGCACGACGCATGCGTTGCTATACGTCAAAGGGCGGGTTCCGCAGCATCTGCGGACGAACATCTACGACCGCATCGAGGGGAACCAACTGATCGAGGCCGCCGATGGAACGGACTCCCTGCTGTTGCTTTCGGACATTGATGGAAAGCCGTGGATCGATCTCCCTTGTCTGGTGAACGATTCGGACGTCGCCTATGTCGAAGAGTCGATGCTGAAGTTCATCAACTTGAATTCGCCCCGCATCCCATCGCCCAGCCATTTCTCACAGCTTCATATTCCCGATGTCGATCGCCCCGACTTTTTCCGGTGGACCGACGATGGGGTACTCCGGCTCGACGCTGCTCGCGTGCCGTCGTCAACCGTCATGCGGCAACGCTTCTTCCTGGTAGCGGATGAGACGCTGCGAAGCGACCGCTATAGCCGCAAGTTCGCTGGTTCTAGGCAGGCCCCGCCTGAGGATTCTTCAACGCGAATAAGAGAATTGGCCGAGATTTGGACGGCGGAGAACACGCCTGGTTGGGAGGCGATAACGTCCGTTGTCGACAAGCTGCGCAGCGACTTTGAGTTGCAGCGCGTCGCCGACGTAGAGTTTGAAGAAGACGCGATCGAACAGTTTCTCTTAAAAACGAAACGAGGGCCTGACTACTTATTCGCCGCGTCGGCCGCGCTGCTGTTGCGAGAGTTGGGGTACTCGGTCCGAATCGTGAGCGGCTTTTACGCGTCACCCGATCGCTTTGTCGCGGCGAGTGGCCAGACTCCCATCTACACCCAAGACGCTCACTTTTGGCTCGAAGTGAGCGATGGCGTCAACTGGCATACGGTCGATCCAAGTCCCGGCTACGAAACGCTGGCCCCGCCGCGCGATTTCAAGACGCTGGTCGCCGAAGCGATCTGGAGCGGATTGTTGTGGTGCTGGTCGCAGAAATGGACGCTGACGCTGTCGGCAATGCTCTTGGTGGCCGGTTGGCTGTTGCGGGGGTTGCTATTTGACGGCGCGGCCCGCGTCGCTGACTTTTGGACGGCGCTGTGTGACGAGCGGCGCCGCGTCTTGCATACGCTCTACGTCATCCAGGTCCGCGAGAAGTGGCTTGGCCCGCAGCGGCCCAAAGGCGCCACGCTACAGTCGTGGCTTTCGCAAAAAACGATCGTCGCCGGCGAAGAGACGCTCCGCCGCCAGGCGATCGCGCTCTGCAGTTGGGCGCTGTATGGCGGCGGATCGACTTGCCCGGTCGCCAAGAGCGAGGTCGACTCGCTGCGGCGATTCGCTTCGAAGTTGAGCCGTCGTTCCCACACACTTCCTTAG
- a CDS encoding DUF58 domain-containing protein, whose amino-acid sequence MPPIRKLDGAPLGLRQLLTRDYTPWANRYVYWLRTPFGVLIAAAVVSLVLGWFVTPQSFVIFGAIAGVLAIGICWPWIGLRGVGCSLRFPRQRCEEEEEVAVEVEIVNRWPFPVWGLAIERGFFHSEQGEREAVVSLARIPGWTTCRFSFTYRPMVRGVYPTTPPSIATEFPFGLWKASRPTQVAQSLIVWPRVFPLTSLELPSGNCRQLLGASDTRSGDHGDRTGARPYRLGDSLRNVHWAQTARCDRLIVSERQEAAQTAVTVVIDSSQSQHRGVGRDATLEWSLRIGLSVAAALVKQNVTVHVALGGQTHLLDGRPASWRRLLDTAAQLTPSAATPTAVSANGLVIGVRTDLAPSTPRESRAIVLRTNEESDARAEPKGNWIELDAREVSGAKFQEVWNRRRKKGLQDG is encoded by the coding sequence ATGCCACCGATCCGAAAGTTGGACGGCGCACCGCTGGGGCTGCGCCAATTGCTGACCCGCGACTACACGCCGTGGGCGAACCGCTACGTCTACTGGTTAAGAACGCCATTTGGCGTCTTGATCGCTGCGGCGGTCGTCTCGCTGGTGCTGGGTTGGTTCGTTACGCCGCAAAGCTTCGTCATCTTTGGCGCGATCGCTGGGGTGCTGGCGATCGGCATCTGTTGGCCCTGGATCGGCCTGCGGGGAGTTGGCTGTTCGCTCCGCTTTCCGCGCCAGCGATGTGAAGAAGAGGAAGAAGTGGCGGTCGAGGTCGAGATCGTCAATCGCTGGCCCTTTCCGGTTTGGGGTTTGGCGATCGAGCGAGGGTTCTTCCACAGCGAGCAAGGCGAACGAGAGGCGGTCGTTTCGTTGGCCCGGATCCCAGGCTGGACGACCTGCCGCTTTTCGTTCACGTATCGGCCGATGGTTCGCGGCGTCTATCCCACGACGCCCCCGTCGATCGCCACCGAGTTTCCGTTTGGGCTGTGGAAGGCGAGTCGCCCAACGCAGGTGGCGCAGTCGCTGATCGTCTGGCCCCGGGTGTTCCCGCTGACTTCGCTCGAGTTGCCGTCGGGCAACTGCCGGCAATTGCTGGGCGCCAGCGATACTCGCAGCGGCGATCATGGCGACCGCACCGGCGCCCGGCCGTATCGGCTAGGGGATTCGCTCCGCAACGTCCACTGGGCGCAGACGGCCCGATGCGATCGCCTGATCGTAAGCGAGCGTCAAGAAGCGGCGCAGACGGCGGTCACCGTCGTGATCGACTCAAGCCAATCGCAGCATCGGGGCGTGGGCCGCGACGCAACGTTGGAGTGGAGTCTGCGGATTGGCCTCAGCGTCGCCGCCGCGCTGGTCAAACAAAACGTGACCGTGCATGTCGCACTGGGCGGACAGACGCACTTGCTGGATGGAAGGCCGGCGTCGTGGCGCCGTCTGCTCGATACGGCCGCGCAATTGACGCCAAGCGCCGCGACGCCAACCGCCGTCTCTGCGAACGGGCTCGTGATCGGCGTGCGCACCGACCTGGCGCCGTCAACGCCGAGAGAAAGCCGCGCCATCGTGCTGCGAACGAACGAGGAGAGCGACGCGCGAGCGGAACCAAAGGGGAACTGGATCGAACTGGACGCCCGCGAGGTGAGCGGGGCGAAGTTTCAAGAAGTTTGGAATCGCCGTCGAAAGAAGGGGCTGCAAGATGGGTAA
- a CDS encoding efflux transporter outer membrane subunit, whose protein sequence is MASALLSTGCLVGPDHCDPGAPFLPHWSRPLPEGVTDEPNDSVAWWTKFNDPVLSEMMVRTAQSNLTLGQAYERIAQARARRAIARGGLFPDYYMDSSYSRVKSSSNGSPIGLTFSTPAFNYWSANLVDASWEIDVFGGVRRNLQAANADIDVSIEDHNAVLVSLQGEVGANYVQARTLQHRILIAQRNVQLQRQSLQIAETKLDAGTVSKLDVYQARSNLYSTESTIPTLRQNLDLSYNRLAVLQGMPPQDLTNELMGARQLFKIPDHIAVGLPIDLIRQRPDIRSAERQLAAQSARIGVATSDLFPKFTLTGTFGVNATNINAWFTTDSIAYSFGPTARWNVLSFGRVWGDIEYQRARWRELVYAYQQTVLDASEEVENALIEYRFTQVRAEELYKAVEAAQGASEISEVQYEGGIIPFQTLLDAQRFQADLEDQYVAARGDTYLALVNLYKALGGGWQAPFAFGPIDEAAGVPAELMLDPQTTLPGPNAPGANPLAPDNPVPPGEPVPAPMPVPGPMLDPNPMNN, encoded by the coding sequence ATGGCTTCCGCTTTGCTGAGCACGGGCTGTCTGGTGGGGCCAGATCATTGTGACCCCGGGGCGCCCTTTTTACCTCATTGGAGTCGCCCGCTTCCGGAAGGGGTGACCGACGAGCCGAACGACTCGGTCGCTTGGTGGACGAAGTTTAACGACCCGGTGCTGTCCGAGATGATGGTCCGCACCGCGCAGTCCAACTTGACGTTGGGCCAGGCGTACGAGCGGATCGCGCAGGCTCGCGCTCGTCGGGCGATCGCTCGCGGCGGGTTGTTCCCTGACTATTACATGGACTCCTCCTATTCGCGGGTCAAGTCGAGTAGCAACGGTAGCCCGATCGGCTTGACGTTCAGTACGCCCGCGTTTAACTACTGGAGCGCCAACCTGGTCGACGCTTCGTGGGAAATCGACGTTTTTGGCGGTGTACGTCGCAACTTGCAAGCGGCCAATGCCGACATCGACGTGTCGATCGAAGATCACAATGCGGTACTCGTTTCGCTGCAAGGGGAAGTGGGCGCCAACTACGTGCAGGCCCGCACGCTGCAACATCGCATCTTGATCGCCCAACGCAACGTGCAGTTACAGCGACAATCGTTGCAGATCGCCGAAACGAAGTTGGACGCAGGCACGGTCAGCAAGTTGGACGTCTACCAAGCTCGCTCTAACTTGTACTCGACCGAGTCGACAATTCCGACCCTGCGTCAAAACTTGGATCTGTCGTACAACCGTTTGGCGGTGCTGCAGGGGATGCCTCCGCAAGACTTGACCAACGAGTTGATGGGCGCCCGGCAGCTGTTTAAGATTCCGGATCACATCGCGGTCGGGTTGCCGATTGATTTAATCCGGCAGCGTCCCGACATTCGTTCGGCCGAACGCCAACTGGCGGCCCAATCGGCCCGCATCGGCGTGGCGACCTCCGACTTGTTCCCGAAGTTTACGCTCACCGGTACGTTTGGCGTGAATGCGACGAACATCAATGCCTGGTTCACGACGGACAGTATCGCCTACAGCTTTGGCCCGACCGCTCGGTGGAACGTGCTGAGCTTTGGTCGCGTCTGGGGCGATATCGAATACCAACGAGCCCGTTGGCGTGAGTTGGTGTACGCTTATCAGCAAACGGTGCTGGACGCTTCGGAAGAAGTGGAGAACGCGTTGATCGAATACCGGTTTACGCAGGTTCGAGCCGAAGAGCTGTACAAAGCGGTCGAAGCGGCCCAAGGCGCGTCGGAGATCTCGGAAGTGCAGTACGAGGGCGGCATCATCCCGTTCCAGACGTTGTTGGACGCCCAGCGTTTCCAAGCCGACTTGGAAGACCAATACGTGGCGGCTCGCGGCGACACCTACCTGGCGTTGGTCAACCTGTACAAGGCTTTGGGCGGCGGCTGGCAAGCTCCGTTCGCCTTCGGTCCGATCGACGAAGCGGCGGGCGTCCCAGCCGAACTGATGCTCGACCCGCAGACGACGCTACCAGGCCCGAATGCACCCGGCGCCAACCCGCTGGCTCCGGACAACCCGGTTCCGCCGGGCGAACCGGTACCGGCGCCGATGCCGGTCCCCGGGCCGATGCTCGACCCGAACCCGATGAACAACTAG
- a CDS encoding PH domain-containing protein, with protein MDKDEFTDKMKPRDDSRRDDPEEKLWSGDYSAKDMYGAWIIAAVLSIAALAVSGIFFLPAILPVIGVVALVWIGLLFRLMWRKWSVHYELTTQRFVHEKGILSRTTDRIEVIDIDDVTFTQSIFDRMFGVGTIAITSSDRTHPTLVMDGIEDVKQVAELIDGARRKERMRRGIHIESI; from the coding sequence ATGGATAAAGACGAATTTACTGACAAAATGAAGCCCCGAGACGATAGCCGCCGTGACGATCCAGAAGAAAAGCTGTGGTCGGGCGATTATTCGGCGAAAGATATGTATGGTGCGTGGATCATCGCCGCGGTGTTGTCGATCGCGGCCCTGGCGGTCTCCGGCATCTTCTTCTTGCCGGCGATCTTACCGGTCATTGGTGTGGTGGCGCTCGTTTGGATCGGATTGCTGTTCCGCTTGATGTGGCGGAAATGGAGCGTCCATTACGAACTGACGACGCAGCGTTTCGTCCATGAGAAGGGGATCCTTAGCCGAACCACCGACCGGATCGAAGTGATCGACATCGACGACGTTACTTTTACGCAAAGCATCTTTGATCGGATGTTTGGCGTCGGCACGATCGCGATTACCTCCAGCGATCGCACCCACCCCACATTGGTGATGGATGGGATCGAAGATGTGAAACAAGTAGCCGAACTGATCGATGGCGCCCGGCGAAAAGAGCGCATGCGGCGGGGAATTCACATCGAATCGATCTAG
- the nrdR gene encoding transcriptional regulator NrdR, with protein MRCPFCRTDNDKVIDSRASQDGFSIRRRRECLGCKRRYTTYERVEEMSIKIIKKDNVREPFQPEKIKKGLALACWKRPISEAQIEGIVSGVESDIYAECEGEVESHYIGELVMRHLQKIDQVAYVRFASVYREFKDVHDFVDELQPMLNTPRNPNAPQ; from the coding sequence ATGCGCTGCCCATTTTGCCGTACGGATAACGACAAAGTGATCGACTCGCGCGCCAGTCAGGACGGATTCTCCATCCGTCGCCGCCGCGAGTGCCTAGGCTGCAAACGTCGCTACACGACGTATGAGCGGGTCGAGGAAATGTCGATCAAGATCATCAAAAAGGACAACGTCCGCGAGCCGTTCCAGCCCGAGAAGATCAAAAAAGGTCTCGCGCTGGCCTGCTGGAAGCGCCCCATCAGCGAAGCCCAGATCGAGGGAATCGTCTCCGGCGTCGAAAGCGACATCTACGCCGAGTGCGAAGGGGAAGTCGAAAGCCACTACATCGGCGAGCTGGTAATGCGTCACCTGCAAAAAATCGACCAGGTCGCCTACGTCCGCTTCGCCAGCGTCTACCGCGAGTTCAAAGACGTCCACGACTTCGTCGACGAACTCCAACCCATGCTCAACACCCCGCGAAATCCAAACGCCCCGCAGTAG
- a CDS encoding AAA family ATPase: MRRARIQKFQARMRQLRKDRREQQEVEQITAEIAKVQKEIDARRGVDFFTADQGIVRLDVGGGDEAKETHRTLSTAEMLAERKPQEWLFNNLLTKNEPAVIVGPSKTLKSSLAVDLCAALATGGKFLGEFAAEKVFRVGFVGADNKQSQLTDLAVRWSAAREENPTLDNLQWFMSVEEPAAPENLESLREWIEKFELEVVVIDPLRLGSTNKRKQAEAIQTLVKTISKAGATPILCVQTRKEMKPGKLDASILAGSLDFAQQWLLVNRREAFQSGSGKHKLWLSIGGYAGQGGEWGVDIDEGRLSDEGGRRWNVRLREATEIEAAAKQAKEDVKFEKLESQLRRVLIDAGENGLCKYNIRSNSGMSGSKFGPTWDRMMTAGKIVEMPKEPHSTLKRYTLPPGEEKKETERSSRRVRCADHEPAQQA; this comes from the coding sequence ATGCGCCGAGCCCGAATTCAGAAGTTCCAAGCCCGGATGCGTCAGCTGCGGAAAGACCGCCGGGAGCAGCAAGAGGTCGAACAGATCACCGCCGAAATCGCGAAAGTGCAAAAAGAGATTGACGCACGGAGGGGAGTCGATTTTTTCACCGCCGATCAAGGTATCGTTCGCCTCGACGTCGGCGGCGGTGATGAAGCGAAAGAGACGCATCGCACGCTCTCGACCGCCGAAATGCTCGCCGAGCGAAAGCCGCAAGAGTGGCTCTTCAACAACCTGCTAACCAAGAACGAGCCGGCAGTGATCGTTGGGCCGAGCAAGACATTAAAGTCGTCGCTGGCGGTCGATCTGTGCGCGGCGCTCGCGACCGGCGGCAAGTTTTTGGGAGAGTTCGCCGCCGAAAAAGTGTTCCGCGTCGGCTTTGTTGGCGCCGACAACAAGCAGTCGCAGCTCACCGACTTGGCGGTCCGGTGGAGCGCCGCCCGCGAGGAAAACCCAACGCTCGACAACCTGCAGTGGTTCATGTCGGTCGAGGAGCCGGCAGCTCCAGAGAACCTGGAGAGCCTGAGGGAGTGGATCGAGAAGTTTGAACTGGAAGTCGTCGTGATCGATCCACTGCGTCTTGGCTCCACCAACAAACGCAAGCAGGCCGAAGCAATTCAAACGCTGGTAAAGACCATTTCGAAAGCTGGCGCCACGCCGATTCTCTGCGTGCAAACTCGCAAAGAAATGAAACCGGGCAAGCTGGACGCGTCGATCTTGGCGGGCAGTCTCGACTTCGCCCAGCAATGGCTATTGGTGAATCGTCGCGAAGCGTTTCAAAGTGGCAGCGGAAAGCACAAACTCTGGCTGTCGATCGGCGGCTACGCCGGGCAAGGTGGCGAGTGGGGCGTTGATATCGACGAAGGTCGTCTTTCCGACGAGGGGGGCCGCCGCTGGAATGTCCGCTTGCGCGAAGCGACCGAAATCGAAGCCGCCGCGAAGCAGGCGAAAGAAGACGTGAAATTCGAAAAGCTGGAGTCCCAACTTCGCCGCGTCTTGATCGATGCTGGTGAAAACGGCCTCTGCAAATACAACATCCGCAGCAACAGCGGCATGAGCGGCAGCAAGTTCGGCCCGACCTGGGACCGGATGATGACCGCGGGGAAGATTGTCGAGATGCCGAAAGAACCCCATTCGACGCTCAAGCGATATACGTTGCCGCCGGGCGAAGAAAAAAAGGAAACGGAGCGATCCAGTCGTAGGGTCCGCTGTGCGGACCACGAACCTGCTCAACAAGCATGA